One window of Falco peregrinus isolate bFalPer1 chromosome 17, bFalPer1.pri, whole genome shotgun sequence genomic DNA carries:
- the LOC101920865 gene encoding disintegrin and metalloproteinase domain-containing protein 2-like, with protein sequence MRKDMVSYILRIEGRPYTIHLQQHVFLPGDFRIYTYNEKGSLRSDSTHVKGGCHYQGYIDGFPTSAVTLSTCSGLRGLLQFENISYGIEPLGYSPAFEHFVYRVSGEKMAGSLLSSSHPKTGPGGLTAEEMLNKARGDNEPLSAAALLPKYFKVYVVLDKALYNYMGSDTNTATQKIIQVFNLVNNMFNPLNVTVVLSSLELWTEENKISTAGEADDLLQRFSRWQQLYLTLQLYDVAYLLVYRDRAAFVGMTALGKACQRDAAGAVAVYQAAVTLESFSILLAQLLGHSLGIGYDDPRECHCPGHVCLMSPEALHFSGAKAFSNCSIRDFETFLKHDGGACLFSGPHLTGLSYRRAAVCGNGVVEPGEQCDCGAAKACLKDKCCTKTCRFKPGVQCTSGLCCHECQFKQKNSQCRPAADAQCDLAEFCNGSSASCPPNLYVQDGHDCEHGTGYCYKGRCQSPDLQCQQLYGRGSKNAPIACYEELNSQRDRFGHCGFQPRQGYKPCAWRDLRCGKLICTYPYSMPFPSDDAAVLYVQVREHLCVSLDYLKVSARLDPLLVPPGTKCGSGKVCINNTCHPLSVLGYDCDSAVQCHGHGVCNNRGHCHCHAGWKPPDCLEKGSRFGGSVHSRLQVVDRGLSPQWLLENPLVLGICLLLLVLATAICLGLHWQGQQPPGTEGPAVEEGSNGQDPDTEPDPDMDTDTEPDPDTDTDTEPDPDTEPDPDTEPDPDTEPYPDTEPDPDPDTEPDPDTEPDPDTEPDPDTEPDPDPDPGLHRGC encoded by the exons aTGCGCAAGGACATGGTGTCCTACATCCTCAGGATAGAGGGCAGACCATACACCattcacctgcagcagca TGTCTTTTTACCTGGTGATTTCAGGATTTACACATACAATGAGAAGGGATCTTTGCGCTCTGATTCAACCCATGTCAAG GGAGGCTGCCACTACCAGGGGTACATTGAtggcttccccacctcagcagTGACCCTCAGCACCTGCTCAGGGCTCAG GGGCTTGCTGCAGTTTGAGAACATCAGCTACGGGATTGAGCCCCTGGGTTATTCTCCTGCGTTCGAGCACTTTGTGTATCGCGTGAGTGGCGAGAAGATGGCAGGGTCCCTCCTTTCCAGCAGCCACCCCAAGACAGGGCCAGGTGGGCTGACCGCAGAGGAGATGTTGAACAAAGCACGTGGAGACAATGAA ccaCTGTCAGCTGCAGCACTCCTTCCCAAATACTTCAAAGTGTACGTAGTTCTGGACAAGGCTTTG TACAACTACATGGGTTCAGACACGAATACTGCAACACAGAAGATAATCCAGGTCTTCAATTTAGTCAACAAT ATGTTTAATCCTCTTAATGTTACTGTTGTGCTGTCCTCCCTGGAGCTGTGGACAGAGGAGAATAAAATATCGACAGCAGGGGAAGCAGATGACCTTCTACAACGATTTTCACGGTGGCAACAGTTGTATCTCACTCTGCAGTTGTATGATGTAGCTTATCTACTAGT GTACAGGGACCGAGCAGCATTTGTGGGCATGACGGCTCTGGGAAAGGCGTGtcagagagatgctgctggcGCAGTGGCCGTG TACCAAGCGGCTGTGACACTGGAGTCGTTCTCCAtcctcctggcacagctgctgggacACAGCCTGGGCATCGGCTACGACGACCCCCGAGAGTGCCACTGCCCTGGGCACGTCTGCCTCATGAGCCCAGAGGCGCT aCACTTCAGTGGCGCAAAAGCCTTTAGCAACTGCAGCATCAGAGACTTTGAAACCTTCCTGAAGCACGATGGAGGTGCGTGCCTTTTCAGTGGACCTCACTTGACTGGACTGTCGTACCGGAGAGCGGCCGTCTGCGGCAACGGCGTTGTGGAGCCTGGCGAGCAGTGCGACTGCGGGGCAGCGAAG GCATGCTTGAAGGATAAATGCTGTACTAAAACATGTCGGTTTAAGCCGGGAGTGCAATGTACCTCTGGATTATGTTGTCATGAATGTCAG TTCAAGCAGAAGAACTCACAATGCCGCCCTGCCGCCGATGCGCAGTGTGACCTGGCCGAGTTCTGCAATGGGTCCTCTGCGTCCTGCCCCCCCAACCTGTACGTGCAGGATGGGCATGACTGTGAGCATGGCACCGGCTACTGCTACAAGGGACGCTGCCAGTCTCCGGacctgcagtgccagcagctctACGGGAGAG GTTCAAAAAATGCTCCTATAGCTTGTTACGAGGAACTCAATAGTCAGCGGGACAGATTCGGACACTGTGGGTTCCAGCCCAGACAAGGCTATAAGCCCTGCGCTTGGAG GGATCTCAGATGTGGAAAGTTAATCTGCACGTACCCGTACAGCATGCCATTTCCATCAGATGATGCTGCTGTTCTTTACGTCCAAGTGCGTGAGCACTTATGTGTGTCTTTGGATTATCTGAAGGTATCAGCAAGGCTGGATCCTCTTCTGGTTCCGCCAGGTACAAAGTGTGGTTCTGGAAAg GTGTGTATAAACAACACTTGTCACCCGCTTTCAGTCCTGGGATATGACTGTGACAGCGCAGTGCAGTGCCACGGCCACGGC GTGTGCAACAACAGGGGGCATTGCCACTGCCACGCCGGCTGGAAGCCCCCCGACTGCCTAGAGAAGGGGTCCCGCTTTGGGGGAAGCGTTCACAGCAGGCTCCAGGTGGTGGACCGTG GCCTCTCCCCTCAGTGGCTGCTGGAGAACCCGCTGGTGCTGGGCATCTGCCTCCTCCTGCTTGTCCTCGCCACGGCCATCTGCCTGGGCCTCCACTggcagggccagcagccccctggCACAGAGGG CCCTGCAGTCGAGGAGGGCAGCAACGGCCAAGACCCGGACACGGAGCCAGACCCGGACATGGACACGGACACGGAGCCAGACCCGGACACGGACACGGACACGGAGCCGGACCCGGACACGGAGCCAGACCCGGACACGGAGCCGGACCCGGACACGGAGCCTTACCCGGACACGGAGCCAGACCCGGACCCGGACACGGAGCCGGACCCGGACACGGAGCCAGACCCGGACACGGAGCCAGACCCGGACACAGAACCAGACCCAGATCCGGACCCAGGGCTGCACCGCGGGTGCTAA
- the ADAM9 gene encoding disintegrin and metalloproteinase domain-containing protein 9, which yields MRTGSAMAWARARAARSCLCLLLLAAPGQPGRAGFQPVSLLSSYEVVIPQRLGRERREASSVSSVQDKVSYAIEIEGKEYTIHLEKNKELLPKDFTVYTYNKEGKLQSEYPDVQDHCHYQGYVEGTLDSVVAVSTCLGLRGLVTIGNITYGIEPMDSSSGSKHILYRLDNVKKEPTMCGVTTEDHEREHTEENHHPSMTQLLRRKRAVLHQTRYVELFIVVDKEKFEDFGKSETEVREHMVQLANFLDSMYIMLNIRIVLVGLEIWKYENIISTDGGAGDVLANFVQWREKNLVLRRRHDSAQFVLKKGFGGTAGMAYVGTVCSKSHAGGINVFGRISIQMFASIMAHELGHNLGMNHDDERVCHCGASSCIMSSGASGSRNFSSCSAEDFEKLTLNKGGSCLLNVPKPDETYSVPYCGNKLVDAGEDCDCGSPKECESDPCCEPGTCKLRYGAECAYGDCCKNCQLLPGGTECRASNNECDLPEYCNGTSQFCQPDFTVQNGHPCHNDEAYCYNGVCQYYDAQCQDIFGPKAKAAPSICFTEVNSKGDRFGNCGFHGHDYKKCSSWNAMCGKLQCENVKTMPVFGIKPAIIRTPIGSTTCWGVDFQLGSDVTDPGMVNEGTKCGTGKVCRHFQCVSASVLNYDCDVERQCHGHGVCNNNRNCHCEAGWAPPFCDTKGYGGSLDGGHPYNDTSLRNGLLVFFFLVLPLLIAAAVAFAKRDRLKRCCRRLMSRCHSSLQSPPPRTETEPRDYHHRGFSHGMPYAPRGAPMGMEPNTFPVPSYPGNQHSQQAYHQSYYPSPQYRPPQTQKLPTRPPPPQQKCVPQGPPPPQQKLPQGQYFPSRPAPLPPK from the exons GTTTCCAGCCGGTTTCTCTCCTGTCTTCCTATGAGGTTGTAATCCCGCAGAGGTTAGGAAGAGAACGGCGAGAGGCTTCCAGTGTCTCCTCAGTACAG gACAAGGTGTCATATGCTATtgaaatagaaggaaaagaatacaCGATTCATCTAGAGAAGAACAA AGAACTGCTGCCCAAAGATTTCACCGTTTACACCTATAATAAGGAGGGAAAGTTGCAATCTGAATATCCAGATGTCCag GATCACTGCCATTATCAGGGATATGTGGAGGGGACCCTGGATTCTGTGGTTGCTGTCAGCACTTGCTTGGGGCTCAG AGGTTTGGTGACAATAGGGAACATCACCTATGGGATTGAGCCCATGGATTCCTCTTCTGGCTCTAAACACATTCTATATCGATTGGATAATGTGAAGAAGGAGCCCACAATGTGCGGAGTAACCACTGAAGACCATGAAAGAGAACATACAGAGGAAAATCACCATCCCAGTATGACTCAGCTGCTGCGG agaaaGAGAGCAGTCCTACATCAAACAAGATATGTGGAGCTGTTCATAGTTGTGGATAAAGAAAAG TTTGAAGATTTTGGGAAGAGTGAAACAGAAGTAAGAGAACACATGGTGCAACTGGCAAACTTCCTTGACAGT atgTACATCATGTTGAACATCCGCATTGTGCTGGTTGGTCTGGAGATTTGGAAGTATGAAAACATAATTAGCACAGACGGAGGTGCTGGTGATGTGCTGGCAAATTTTGTACAGTGGCGAGAGAAGAATCTTGTTTTACGCCGGAGACATGACAGTGCCCAGTTTGTTCT GAAGAAGGGGTTTGGTGGCACAGCTGGAATGGCCTATGTTGGAACAGTGTGCTCCAAGAGCCACGCAGGAGGCATTAATGTG TTTGGAAGAATCAGTATACAGATGTTTGCTTCAATTATGGCTCATGAACTGGGCCATAACCTGGGGATGAACCATGACGATGAACGTGTCTGTCACTGTGGAGCAAGCAGTTGCATTATGAGCTCTGGAGCATC AGGATCGAGgaacttcagcagctgcagtgctgaagACTTTGAGAAGTTGACTCTCAACAAAGGTGGAAGCTGCCTGCTCAACGTTCCCAAGCCTGATGAAACCTATAGCGTCCCATACTGCGGGAACAAGCTGGTAGATGCTGGGGAGGATTGTGACTGTGGCTCACCAAAG gagTGTGAAAGTGATCCTTGCTGTGAACCAGGTACTTGCAAACTCCGCTATGGTGCTGAATGTGCTTATGGTGACTGCTGTAAAAACTGCCAG CTCCTTCCTGGAGGAACTGAGTGTCGGGCAAGTAACAATGAGTGTGACCTTCCAGAGTACTGCAACGGCACGTCCCAGTTCTGCCAGCCGGACTTCACCGTTCAGAACGGTCACCCATGCCACAATGACGAAGCCTACTGTTACAACGGCGTTTGCCAGTACTATGATGCACAGTGTCAGGATATCTTTGGCCCAA AAGCCAAAGCAGCCCCCAGCATTTGTTTTACTGAAGTGAATTCCAAGGGTGACAGATTTGGCAACTGTGGTTTCCATGGCCATGACTACAAGAAATGTTCCAGCTG GAATGCCATGTGTGGGAAGCTGCAatgtgaaaatgtgaaaacGATGCCTGTTTTTGGAATTAAGCCTGCTATTATCCGAACTCCCATTGGAAGCACCACATGCTGGGGTGTAGATTTCCAGCTAGGCTCTGATGTCACGGACCCAGGGATGGTGAATGAAGGTACCAAATGTGGTACCGGAAAG GTCTGCAGGCACTTCCAGTGTGTGAGCGCTTCTGTTCTGAACTATGACTGTGATGTGGAGAGGCAGTGTCACGGACATGGG GTGTGCAATAACAACAGGAACTGTCACTGTGAAGCAGGCTGGGCCCCTCCTTTCTGTGACACTAAAGGCTATGGAGGAAGTCTGGACGGCGGACATCCTTACAATG ACACCTCATTGAGAAATGGgctgctggtattttttttcctggtcctCCCACTCCTtatagctgctgctgtggcatttGCAAAAAGAGACAGGCTGAAGCGGTGCTGTCGAAGATTAATGTCACGCTGCCATTC GTCCCTTCAGTCACCACCTCCTAGGACAGAAACCGAACCAAGAGACTACCACCACAGAGGCTTTTCACATGGCATGCCTTATGCTCCAAGAGGTGCACCCATG GGTATGGAACCGAATACCTTTCCTGTTCCATCTTACCCAGGTAACCAGCATTCTCAGCAGGCTTACCACCAGTCTTACTACCCATCTCCGCAATACCGGCCACCACAGACGCAGAAGCTGCCGACAAG GCCGCCACCTCCGCAACAGAAATGTGTACCTCAGGGACCTCCTCCACCACAGCAGAAATTACCTCAGGGACAGTATTTTCCTTCTCGACCGGCACCTTTGCCTCCCAAGTAG